The proteins below come from a single Gordonia sp. X0973 genomic window:
- a CDS encoding DNA-3-methyladenine glycosylase 2 family protein, whose protein sequence is MTQLADLDFDRCYRALESRDERFDGQFFAAVTSTGIYCRPSCPARTPRRANVEFVSTAAAAQRRGFRACRRCVPDAVPGSPRWDHSADVAARAMRLIADGVVDRDGVPGLASTLGYSSRQLERILVAEFGAGPLALSRAQRATNARILLTRTDLSMTDIAYAAGFSSVRQFNDTIRAVFAASPSQLRGTSAPRPAGDHLLTLRLPFRKPLHRRWLELHLGNHAIPGHSTPAQRILSLPHGPALADIGLHDDHVRLGLRHLDLRDLGTAVARIRRLLDLDADITAVQAALSRGHLAPLVRAAPGVRVPGSCDPFASLVSTMVGQQISVAAARTHLGRLVAELGEKVPWTSDDGPDHLFPTPAAIAEHGGDVLRGPRRRVDAIVGIARAVADGEVELHAGVDASELRVALLARPGIGAWTADYLSMTVAGDPDVALDTDLVVAKAAADLSIDFADLASVAPWRSYASMHLWRHALLPTPDRTDDQGDIP, encoded by the coding sequence ATGACGCAGCTGGCCGACCTCGACTTCGACCGCTGCTATCGGGCGCTCGAATCCCGCGACGAGCGATTCGACGGCCAATTCTTCGCCGCCGTCACCAGCACCGGGATCTACTGCCGCCCGTCCTGTCCGGCGCGCACGCCGCGGCGCGCCAACGTCGAGTTCGTGTCGACGGCGGCCGCCGCACAGCGCCGCGGCTTCCGCGCCTGTCGCCGCTGCGTCCCCGACGCCGTGCCCGGTTCACCGCGGTGGGACCACAGCGCCGACGTGGCGGCCCGGGCCATGCGCCTCATCGCCGACGGCGTCGTGGACCGCGACGGCGTGCCGGGACTGGCGTCGACGCTCGGATACTCGTCGCGCCAGCTCGAACGCATCCTGGTCGCCGAATTCGGCGCGGGACCGCTGGCACTGAGCCGCGCCCAACGCGCCACCAACGCGCGCATCCTGCTCACCCGCACCGACCTGTCCATGACCGACATCGCCTATGCGGCGGGCTTCTCCAGCGTGCGCCAATTCAACGACACGATCCGCGCGGTGTTCGCCGCCTCGCCGTCGCAATTGCGCGGCACGTCGGCACCGCGCCCCGCAGGCGACCACCTGCTGACCCTGCGCCTGCCCTTCCGCAAGCCGCTGCACCGACGGTGGCTCGAACTCCACCTGGGCAACCACGCCATCCCCGGGCACTCCACGCCCGCCCAGCGGATCCTGTCCCTGCCGCACGGTCCCGCGCTGGCGGACATCGGCCTGCACGACGATCACGTGCGGCTGGGTTTGCGCCACCTGGATCTGCGCGATCTGGGCACGGCGGTGGCGCGGATCCGACGGCTACTCGACCTCGACGCCGACATCACGGCGGTGCAGGCGGCACTCTCGCGCGGGCACCTGGCACCGCTGGTGCGCGCCGCCCCCGGTGTACGTGTGCCGGGCAGTTGCGACCCCTTCGCCTCGCTCGTCTCGACGATGGTCGGCCAGCAGATCAGCGTCGCCGCGGCGCGCACCCATCTGGGCCGCCTGGTCGCCGAACTCGGCGAGAAAGTGCCGTGGACCAGCGACGACGGCCCCGATCACCTGTTTCCGACACCGGCCGCGATCGCCGAGCACGGCGGTGACGTGCTGCGCGGTCCGCGACGACGCGTCGACGCGATCGTCGGGATCGCGCGCGCCGTCGCCGACGGCGAGGTGGAACTGCACGCGGGGGTCGATGCGTCAGAGTTACGTGTCGCCTTGTTGGCGCGCCCCGGAATCGGCGCCTGGACCGCGGACTACCTGAGCATGACGGTGGCCGGCGATCCCGACGTCGCATTGGACACCGACCTGGTGGTCGCCAAAGCCGCCGCCGATCTGTCCATCGACTTCGCGGATCTCGCGAGTGTCGCACCGTGGCGCTCCTACGCGTCGATGCACCTGTGGCGGCACGCACTGCTCCCCACACCCGACCGTACCGACGACCAAGGAGACATCCCATGA
- a CDS encoding methylated-DNA--[protein]-cysteine S-methyltransferase produces the protein MTENAHTASTFTTETPDGPFTVIHDGGTLLASGWTADADYLRALINPRLRPTETTADDGGEGKHIRDAVTAYYDGETARIDEIAVVQAGGPFIEQAWKVLRTVPAGQVRTYTEFAEMAGNPTAVRAAAMACASNAAALFVPCHRVQRSDGTLGGFRYGLEIKRRLLDREAQG, from the coding sequence ATGACCGAGAACGCCCACACCGCAAGCACCTTCACCACCGAGACCCCGGACGGACCGTTCACCGTCATCCACGACGGCGGGACCCTCCTCGCCTCGGGGTGGACCGCCGACGCCGACTACCTGCGCGCGCTGATCAACCCGCGGCTGCGACCGACGGAGACCACCGCGGACGACGGCGGCGAGGGCAAGCACATCCGCGACGCCGTCACCGCCTACTACGACGGGGAGACGGCCCGGATCGACGAGATCGCCGTGGTGCAGGCCGGCGGACCGTTCATCGAGCAGGCGTGGAAGGTGCTGCGGACGGTGCCCGCGGGACAGGTCCGCACCTACACCGAGTTCGCCGAGATGGCGGGCAACCCGACGGCGGTCCGCGCCGCGGCGATGGCCTGCGCGAGCAACGCCGCGGCGCTGTTCGTCCCGTGCCACCGGGTCCAGCGCTCGGACGGGACGCTGGGCGGCTTCCGCTACGGCCTCGAGATCAAGCGCCGGCTGCTCGACCGCGAAGCGCAGGGCTGA
- a CDS encoding DNA recombination protein RmuC, which produces MAISSVIALVCCALLAGFVVGWSVHASRVAPALAAARAEAAAVRESSELASRALAAASEDAARRQSAAIGASVHHVVGPLHESLHRLAEQVHRTERERIGAYAGLTEQVRDMQQASHRLGTAAQTLTNALHTPNLRGRWGEMQLERVVELAGMSKHCDFSTQVSVKAGEDRVRPDLVVHLAGDRHLVVDAKVPLQAYLDALAATDPRQQERLLADHARAVRAHIGALSSKSYWAAFQPGPEMVVMFLPGDPILEAAARAADDLFEYAYARDVVLATPSSLIALLRTAALGWQQQSVTDEAQTIHALGKELASRLGGVFTQLDRLGASLGKAVDSYNSTIGTVESRLGVTARKLSELDALGPDRAPEPPRPVTAEIRQSSGHAPFRS; this is translated from the coding sequence ATGGCCATTTCCTCGGTGATCGCACTCGTGTGCTGCGCCCTGCTAGCCGGCTTCGTCGTCGGGTGGAGCGTGCACGCCTCCCGGGTCGCGCCGGCCCTCGCCGCGGCGCGGGCCGAGGCGGCCGCGGTTCGGGAATCCTCGGAGCTGGCCTCGCGCGCGCTCGCGGCCGCCAGCGAGGACGCCGCACGACGACAATCCGCCGCGATCGGGGCATCGGTGCATCACGTCGTGGGCCCGCTGCACGAGTCGCTGCACCGGTTGGCCGAACAGGTCCACCGCACCGAGCGCGAGCGGATCGGCGCCTACGCCGGGCTGACCGAGCAGGTCCGCGACATGCAGCAGGCGTCGCACCGGTTGGGTACGGCCGCGCAGACCCTGACCAATGCCCTGCACACCCCGAACCTGCGCGGCCGCTGGGGCGAGATGCAGTTGGAGCGCGTCGTCGAGCTCGCCGGGATGAGCAAGCACTGCGACTTCTCCACCCAGGTCAGCGTCAAGGCGGGTGAGGACCGGGTCCGCCCGGACCTCGTCGTCCACCTCGCCGGGGATCGGCACCTCGTCGTCGACGCCAAGGTCCCGTTGCAGGCCTATCTGGACGCCCTGGCCGCCACCGATCCCCGGCAACAGGAGCGGCTGCTCGCCGACCACGCCCGCGCGGTGCGCGCCCATATCGGAGCGCTGAGCTCCAAGTCCTACTGGGCCGCCTTCCAGCCGGGGCCGGAGATGGTCGTGATGTTCCTACCCGGCGACCCGATCCTCGAGGCCGCGGCCCGGGCTGCCGACGACCTCTTCGAGTACGCCTACGCGCGCGACGTCGTGCTGGCGACGCCGTCGTCGCTCATCGCCCTGCTGCGCACCGCCGCCCTGGGCTGGCAGCAGCAATCGGTCACCGACGAGGCGCAGACCATCCATGCCCTCGGCAAGGAGCTGGCGAGCCGTCTCGGCGGGGTCTTCACCCAACTCGACCGGCTCGGCGCCAGCCTGGGCAAGGCCGTCGACTCGTACAACTCGACGATCGGAACGGTGGAGAGCCGCCTGGGGGTCACCGCGCGCAAACTCAGCGAACTCGACGCCCTTGGACCCGACCGGGCACCGGAGCCGCCGCGACCGGTAACGGCAGAAATCCGGCAATCCTCGGGTCATGCCCCGTTCCGGTCGTGA
- a CDS encoding DUF6542 domain-containing protein, whose protein sequence is MRFLQSEPDVPLAEQSVSAQRRGVPWWGAVLIAFGFALLGIAIDSAASRMFSIADGVYARPIGFAVGCLLAALAVRNRALFTAAVQPPLIAVGLVVARVIGVQVKGLVTSAHVPELNSLLIKQVFAFSKDFPVILFTFLAVLTVVLVRYWRYRSARRAQQAERASKRAAAKSASATGAIRKSATAVRPADPATAVVRPESAAVRASRAAAQAHVTAREARPTRPPAPSSRSGPRPPSSPGTVSRAARAVRRIRRGPRGRADRRPFGPPSRRRRHSARTAVVPPRRRSTTKDFDPVPRSPDPLDHRTTGLLISSQLSLSRCGGLRDSSHGL, encoded by the coding sequence GTGCGATTTCTGCAATCCGAGCCCGACGTTCCCCTCGCCGAGCAGTCCGTCAGCGCCCAGCGCCGCGGTGTCCCGTGGTGGGGCGCGGTGCTCATCGCGTTTGGATTCGCGTTGCTCGGGATTGCGATCGACTCCGCCGCATCCCGCATGTTCTCCATCGCCGACGGTGTCTACGCGCGCCCGATCGGCTTCGCCGTCGGCTGCCTGCTGGCCGCTCTCGCGGTGCGCAACCGCGCGCTGTTCACCGCCGCCGTCCAGCCGCCCCTGATCGCCGTCGGCCTGGTCGTGGCCCGCGTCATCGGCGTGCAAGTCAAAGGCCTCGTCACCAGCGCCCACGTTCCCGAACTCAATTCGCTGCTGATCAAGCAGGTTTTCGCGTTCTCCAAGGACTTCCCGGTCATCCTCTTCACCTTCCTCGCCGTGCTGACCGTCGTGCTGGTGCGGTATTGGCGCTATCGCAGCGCGCGTCGGGCCCAACAGGCGGAGCGGGCGTCGAAACGGGCCGCCGCGAAGAGCGCGAGTGCCACCGGCGCTATCCGTAAATCCGCCACCGCGGTGCGGCCCGCCGACCCCGCGACCGCCGTCGTGCGGCCCGAGTCCGCGGCCGTCCGCGCGAGCCGCGCGGCCGCCCAGGCCCACGTCACCGCGCGGGAGGCCCGTCCGACGCGACCCCCCGCCCCGAGCAGCCGTTCCGGGCCGCGCCCTCCGTCGTCCCCGGGAACGGTCTCGCGCGCCGCCCGAGCGGTGCGACGCATCCGCCGCGGCCCCCGCGGTCGAGCGGACCGGCGGCCGTTCGGCCCTCCCAGCAGGCGGCGCCGACACAGCGCCAGGACCGCCGTCGTGCCGCCCCGCCGCCGCTCGACGACGAAGGATTTTGATCCGGTACCGCGCAGTCCCGATCCGCTAGACCACAGAACCACCGGCTTACTCATCAGTAGCCAGTTGTCTTTGTCACGTTGTGGGGGGTTACGTGACAGTAGCCATGGTCTTTGA
- a CDS encoding AI-2E family transporter: protein MTTDDTTPTTAQPETPARDRLDVAKDWLTSASRVSLQIIAVCLLLALVGYILGKLWAGVMPVALALLFATVLWPAVAWLRRHGVGDSAAAALMTVTGILVVVGVVAGIVPSVVSQADDIGHKAAEGITKAKSWLQGPPFNIGDDQISKLLDTLQDKVKESSGAIAHTAVSGVSTATSTLMMVFTVLILVFFFLKDGSKFLPWLRRTTGDRASGHLADLLGRIWATLSGFIRTQAIVSFIDALFIGAALFVLKVPLAGVLTIITFIAGFVPIVGAVVAGALAVLIALVGKSWIAAAIMLVVILVVQQIEGNVLQPWLQAKVMELHAAVVLLAVLLGGSMWGITGAFLAVPVAATIAVVFRYTNEQLARKAGEAPPPDTGPVEV from the coding sequence GTGACGACAGATGACACGACCCCGACCACCGCGCAGCCGGAGACCCCCGCGCGCGACCGCCTCGACGTGGCCAAAGACTGGCTGACCAGTGCGTCACGGGTATCGCTGCAGATCATCGCCGTCTGCCTGCTGTTGGCGCTCGTCGGCTACATCCTGGGCAAATTGTGGGCCGGGGTCATGCCGGTGGCGCTGGCCCTGCTGTTCGCGACCGTGCTGTGGCCGGCGGTGGCGTGGTTGCGCCGCCACGGCGTCGGCGACTCCGCGGCGGCCGCGTTGATGACGGTGACGGGGATCCTCGTCGTCGTGGGCGTGGTGGCCGGCATCGTGCCGTCGGTGGTCAGTCAGGCCGACGACATCGGGCACAAGGCGGCCGAGGGGATCACCAAGGCGAAATCCTGGCTGCAGGGCCCGCCGTTCAACATCGGCGACGACCAGATCAGCAAGCTGCTGGACACGCTGCAGGACAAGGTCAAGGAGAGTTCCGGGGCCATCGCGCACACCGCGGTCAGCGGCGTGAGCACCGCGACGTCGACGCTCATGATGGTGTTCACCGTCCTGATCCTGGTGTTCTTCTTCCTCAAAGACGGATCCAAATTCCTGCCGTGGCTGCGGCGGACGACCGGCGACCGGGCCAGCGGCCACCTCGCCGATCTCCTCGGCCGGATCTGGGCGACACTGTCCGGGTTCATCCGCACCCAGGCGATCGTCAGCTTCATCGACGCGCTGTTCATCGGTGCCGCGCTGTTCGTCTTGAAGGTGCCGCTGGCCGGGGTGCTGACCATCATCACGTTCATCGCCGGCTTCGTGCCGATCGTCGGTGCCGTGGTCGCCGGTGCGCTGGCCGTTCTCATCGCGCTGGTGGGCAAGTCGTGGATCGCCGCGGCGATCATGCTCGTGGTGATCCTCGTCGTGCAGCAGATCGAGGGCAACGTGTTGCAGCCGTGGCTGCAGGCGAAGGTCATGGAACTGCACGCCGCGGTCGTGCTGCTGGCGGTGTTGCTGGGCGGCTCGATGTGGGGGATCACCGGCGCATTCCTGGCCGTGCCCGTGGCGGCGACGATCGCGGTGGTCTTCCGCTATACCAACGAGCAGTTGGCGCGCAAGGCCGGTGAGGCGCCGCCGCCGGACACCGGTCCCGTCGAGGTCTGA
- a CDS encoding NAD(P)/FAD-dependent oxidoreductase, whose protein sequence is MNAPAASAGPARRVVIVGGGIAGITAAESLRAAGFDGPVTLIGDEPHLPYRRTALSKDLLAADLSPEKVTLRKPEFWAERDIEIVTGTEVAEIDAADRGVVCADGRRFAYDALVLATGGRPRRVDAIEPAVPALRNHDDALALRESLADGPAVIVGGGLIGLEIAASAASAGHPVTVLESAPAVLTRVLPREVAVALAELHRGNGVDIHTGVEITSATPASVVTADGTAHGGTVVAAIGMVPETGLARSAGATTSPAGVVVDEDLRTDVANIYAAGDVAARPHPLTGEPSRAEQWMTATEHGKVVAATILADLGLEAPDTSTISRIPLAWTVHYGTNMQLVGWPGAADRIDVDGDIDSFDATVRCYRGDDLIGAVCLGRPAAGRAMRTEIGEALTERVGV, encoded by the coding sequence GTGAACGCCCCCGCGGCATCGGCCGGTCCGGCTCGGCGCGTGGTGATCGTCGGCGGCGGTATCGCCGGCATCACCGCCGCCGAGTCGCTGCGGGCCGCCGGCTTCGACGGCCCCGTCACCCTGATCGGCGACGAGCCGCACCTGCCCTACCGCCGCACCGCGCTCAGCAAAGACCTGCTCGCCGCCGACCTCTCGCCGGAGAAGGTCACGCTGCGCAAGCCGGAGTTCTGGGCCGAGCGCGACATCGAGATCGTCACCGGGACCGAGGTCGCCGAAATCGACGCAGCCGATCGAGGGGTCGTCTGCGCCGATGGCCGGCGGTTTGCGTATGACGCGCTGGTGCTGGCCACCGGCGGGCGCCCACGCCGGGTCGACGCGATCGAACCGGCCGTCCCCGCGCTGCGCAACCACGACGACGCGCTGGCCTTGCGGGAAAGCCTCGCGGACGGTCCCGCGGTCATCGTCGGCGGTGGCCTCATCGGCCTGGAGATCGCGGCCTCCGCGGCGTCGGCCGGTCACCCCGTGACGGTCCTCGAGTCCGCTCCGGCCGTGCTGACCCGAGTCCTGCCCCGCGAGGTCGCCGTCGCGCTCGCCGAACTGCATCGCGGCAACGGCGTCGACATCCACACCGGTGTCGAGATCACCTCGGCCACACCGGCATCCGTCGTCACCGCGGACGGCACCGCACACGGCGGTACCGTCGTCGCCGCCATCGGCATGGTCCCGGAGACCGGCCTGGCCCGGTCGGCGGGTGCGACGACCTCACCGGCCGGCGTCGTCGTCGACGAGGATCTGCGCACCGACGTCGCCAACATCTACGCGGCCGGCGACGTCGCGGCACGACCGCATCCGCTCACCGGCGAGCCGTCGCGTGCCGAACAGTGGATGACGGCGACCGAGCACGGCAAGGTCGTCGCCGCGACGATCCTGGCCGACCTCGGTCTCGAGGCCCCCGACACGTCGACGATCTCGCGCATCCCGCTGGCCTGGACGGTCCACTACGGTACGAATATGCAACTCGTGGGATGGCCAGGTGCGGCCGATCGGATCGACGTCGACGGTGACATCGACTCGTTCGACGCCACCGTGCGGTGCTATCGGGGGGACGACCTGATCGGCGCGGTGTGCCTCGGACGCCCGGCGGCCGGTCGGGCGATGCGCACGGAGATCGGCGAGGCGCTGACCGAGCGGGTCGGCGTATGA
- a CDS encoding TetR/AcrR family transcriptional regulator: MTRSYAQESRSLLRNSLLDGLRGLLVERDWSQIRMSDVATAAGVSRQTVYNEFGSRYGLAQSYARRLAVQLASIVGDALSSHPDDVHGALQDGFAEYFAGVATDPMVASLLAGEAKPDLLKLITTDAAPLITTASEVLQRAFHDSTWLTMSADDELRVARAVTRMALSYVAMPPEGDRDVAADLASIIGPAIEAARS; the protein is encoded by the coding sequence ATGACCCGCTCCTACGCGCAGGAGAGCCGCTCGCTGCTGCGGAACTCGCTGCTCGACGGTCTGCGCGGCCTTCTCGTCGAACGGGATTGGTCGCAGATCCGGATGTCCGACGTGGCCACCGCGGCCGGGGTGAGCCGGCAGACCGTCTACAACGAGTTCGGCAGCCGCTACGGCTTGGCGCAGTCCTATGCGCGGCGGCTCGCCGTCCAGTTGGCGTCGATCGTGGGCGACGCCCTCTCCAGCCATCCCGACGACGTGCACGGCGCACTCCAGGACGGATTCGCCGAGTACTTCGCCGGTGTCGCCACCGATCCGATGGTCGCTTCGCTGCTCGCCGGGGAGGCGAAGCCCGACCTGCTGAAACTCATCACCACCGATGCGGCCCCGCTCATCACCACGGCCTCCGAGGTCCTCCAACGGGCGTTTCACGACTCGACGTGGCTGACCATGTCCGCCGACGACGAGTTGCGCGTCGCACGCGCGGTCACCCGCATGGCGCTGAGCTACGTCGCCATGCCGCCGGAGGGCGACCGCGACGTGGCCGCCGACCTGGCCTCCATCATCGGCCCGGCCATCGAGGCCGCGCGCAGCTAG